In the Sarcophilus harrisii chromosome 1, mSarHar1.11, whole genome shotgun sequence genome, one interval contains:
- the ZSWIM4 gene encoding zinc finger SWIM domain-containing protein 4 isoform X2 — protein sequence MDPPAAKRSRGCPGGSEEREAGAGRGGRSRVETLLDLSAKRVAETWAFEQVEERFSRVPEPVQKRIVFWSFPRSEREICMYSSLGYQPPEGEHDSRVPFNRGLHLLQTGAVDRVLQVGFHLSGNVTEPPGPSEPERLYHVSISFDRCKITSVSCGCDNRDLFYCAHVVALSLHRIRHARQVELRLPISETLSQMNRDQLQKFVQYLISAHHTEVLPTAQRLADEILFLGSEINRVHGAPDPTAGAGIEDANCWHLDEEQIQEQVKQLLSNGGYYGASKQLQSMFNKVREMLRMRDSNGARMLILMTQQFLEDPRLALWRQQGAGMTDKCRQLWDELGALWVCVVLSPHCRPEERAGWLQQLKQWDELSVCPLEEGNYSFEGVAGPSLQPSSPPRPATARHTVFGRALQAGELRWGDPHLQKILASDYYGPGLKPGGGGGGDKLSFDPQGRPLWLGEPFPTACARVDALRSHGYPREALRLACAVVHTLRLQRRHQLESYKQQKKELLQKGSTSITNVEGWVGHPLEPISCLCRAFLEACRVDDQGLGLYPDPASEKRKSTYQHVTVPGNLGESYLALALEVALLGLGQQRAMPEGLYAQDKVVRSEEQLLALLDEVQLDERLVQGLRKQAALLLEGGPFSGFGEVLFRESVPMHTFARFLFTALLPHDPDLAYRLALRAMRLPVLETVLPAGDLLHHNPLDSMMTNRFPRWFILGHLETRQCELASTMLTAAKGDPKWLHTVLGSIQQNIHSPALLFKLAQDACKTATPANAPPDTTLLNISLELGLQVMRMTLNTVTWRRREMVRWLVSCATEIGAQALMNIMQNWYSLFTPIEATTIVAVTGTTHATLLRLHLDFARREELCGCARTLALQCAMKDPQNCALPALTLCEKNHAAFEAAYQIVLDAAAGGMGHSHLFTVARYMEHRGLPLRAYKLATLALTHLSIAFNQDSHPAVNDVLWACSLSHSLGRNELSAIVPLIIQSVQCAPMLADILHRWTLSSPGLGPLGGRRGAGTAKPLATDRAPLCQLLDAAVAAYVTTTHSRLTHISPRHYGEFIEFLGKARETFLLAPDGHLQFAQFLDNLKQTYKGKKKLMLLVRERFG from the exons ATGGACCCTCCGGCTGCCAAGCGGAGCCGGGGCTGCCCGGGGGGGTCGGAGGAGCGAGAGGCCGGGGCCGGACGCGGCGGCCGGAGCCGGGTCGAGACGTTACTGGACCTCAGCGCCAAGCGAGTGGCCGAAACCTGGGCCTTCGAGCAG GTGGAAGAGCGGTTCTCCAGGGTGCCTGAGCCTGTGCAGAAGCGCATCGTTTTCTGGTCTTTCCCACGGAGCGAGAGGGAAATATGCATGTACTCTTCCCTCGGCTACCAGCCCCCTGAAGGCGAGCATGACTCTCGAGTGCCCTTCAATCGAGGACTGCACCTCCTGCAGACTGGAGCTGTGGACAGAGTGCTGCAAGTGG GCTTCCACCTGAGTGGAAATGTGACAGAGCCCCCGGGCCCCAGTGAGCCAGAGCGTCTCTACCACGTGTCCATTAGTTTCGACCGATGCAAGATCACCTCAGTGAGCTGTGGCTGCGACAACCGTGACCTCTTCTACTGTGCCCACGTGGTGGCGTTGTCCTTGCACCGCATCCGCCATGCCCGCCAGGTGGAGCTTCGGCTGCCCATCTCAGAGACCTTGTCCCAGATGAATAGGGACCAGCTGCAGAAGTTTGTCCAGTATTTGATCAGCGCCCACCACACCGAGGTGCTGCCCACTGCCCAGCGCTTAGCAGATGAGATCCTCTTTCTGGGCTCTGAGATCAACCGTGTCCATG GTGCCCCTGACCCCACGGCCGGCGCCGGCATTGAGGACGCCAACTGCTGGCACCTGGACGAAGAGCAGATCCAGGAGCAGGTCAAGCAGCTGCTCTCCAATGGTGGCTACTACGGCGCTAGCAAGCAGCTGCAGTCTATGTTCAATAAG GTCAGGGAGATGCTCCGGATGCGGGACTCCAATGGGGCCAGGATGCTCATCCTCATGACCCAGCAGTTCCTAGAGGACCCCCGACTGGCCCTTTGGCGGCAGCAGGGCGCAGGCATGACGGACAAGTGCCGGCAGCTGTGGGATGAGTTAG GAGCCCTCTGGGTGTGTGTGGTGCTGAGCCCCCACTGCCGCCCCGAGGAGCGGGCCGGCTGGCTTCAGCAGCTGAAACAGTGGGACGAGCTGAGCGTGTGCCCGCTGGAAGAAGGCAACTATTCCTTTGAGGGGGTTGCTGGGCCTTCCCTGCAGCCCAGCTCTCCCCCCAGGCCAG CAACTGCTCGCCACACAGTGTTCGGACGTGCCCTGCAAGCCGGGGAGCTGCGCTGGGGGGACCCTCATCTCCAGAAGATCCTGGCCAGCGATTACTACGGGCCGGGCCTCAAGCCTGGGGGCGGTGGAGGGGGTGACAAGCTGAGCTTTGACCCCCAGGGCCGCCCGCTCTGGCTGGGCGAGCCCTTCCCTACCGCCTGCGCCCGGGTGGATGCCCTGCGCTCCCACGGCTACCCCCGGGAGGCCCTGCGCCTGGCGTGTGCCGTGGTCCATACCTTGAGGCTGCAGCGCCGGCACCAGCTGGAGAGCTACAAGCAGCAGAAGAAAG AGCTGCTCCAGAAAGGCTCCACCAGCATCACCAATGTGGAGGGATGGGTGGGCCACCCACTTGAGCCCATCAGCTGCCTTTGCAGGGCCTTCCTGGAGGCCTGCCGTGTGGATGACCAGGGTCTCGGTCTCTATCCAG ACCCAGCCTCTGAGAAGCGGAAGTCCACCTATCAACATGTGACAGTCCCTGGCAACCTTGGTGAATCTTACTTAGCCCTGGCCCTGGAGGTGGCCCTGCTGGGCCTTGGGCAGCAGCGGGCCATGCCTGAGGGGCTCTACGCTCAGGACAAGGTCGTGCGCAGTGAGGAGCAACTCCTGGCCCTCCTGGATGAGGTGCAGCTGGACGAGAGGCTGGTGCAGGGGCTTCGCAAGCAGGCAGCCCTGCTGCTCGAGG GAGGACCCTTCAGTGGCTTCGGGGAGGTGTTGTTCCGAGAGAGTGTGCCCATGCACACCTTCGCCCGCTTCCTCTTCACGGCCCTGCTGCCCCATGACCCTGACCTGGCCTACCGCCTCGCTCTGCGGGCTATGAG GCTCCCTGTGCTCGAGACGGTGCTGCCTGCCGGCGACCTTCTCCACCACAACCCACTGGACTCTATGATGACCAACCGCTTTCCCCGCTGGTTCATCCTGGGCCACCTGGAGACCCGCCAATGTGAGCTGGCCTCTACCATGCTGACAGCTGCAAAAG GAGACCCCAAGTGGCTGCACACAGTTCTGGGCTCCATCCAGCAAAACATCCACTCTCCGGCCCTGCTCTTCAAGCTGGCCCAAGATGCCTGCAAGACCGCCACACCAGCCAACGCACCCCCGGACACCACCTTGCTCAACATCTCCCTGGAACTGGGGCTGCAG GTGATGCGCATGACTCTGAACACTGTGACGTGGCGCCGCAGAGAGATGGTACGCTGGCTTGTCAGCTGCGCCACGGAGATCG GTGCCCAGGCCCTGATGAACATCATGCAGAACTGGTACTCCCTCTTCACCCCCATCGAGGCCACCACCATCGTGGCCGTGACGGGCACCACCCATGCCACCCTGCTGCGCCTCCACCTGGACTTTGCCCGCAGGGAGGAGCTCTGTGGCTGCGCCAGGACCCTGGCCCTTCAGTGTGCCATGAAGGACCCCCAGAACTGTGCACTGCCCGCCCTGACGCTGTGCGAGAAGAACCACGCCGCTTTCGAGGCCGCCTACCAGATTGTCCTGGATGCGGCAGCGGGCGGCATGGGCCACTCCCACCTCTTCACCGTGGCCCGCTACATGGAGCACCGAGGCCTCCCTCTGAGGGCCTATAAGCTGGCCACGCTGGCCCTGACCCACCTGAGCATCGCCTTCAACCAGGACAGCCACCCGGCGGTCAACGACGTGCTGTGGGCCTGCTCGCTGAGCCACTCCCTGGGCCGGAACGAGCTCTCGGCCATCGTCCCGCTGATCATCCAGAGCGTGCAATGTGCGCCCATGCTCGCCGACATCCTGCACCGCTGGACTCTGAGCTCTCCTGGCCTCGGGCCCCTGGGTGGCCGCCGCGGCGCGGGCACCGCCAAGCCCCTGGCCACGGATCGGGCCCCCCTCTGCCAGCTGCTCGACGCGGCCGTGGCAGCCTACGTCACCACCACCCACTCCCGACTGACGCACATCAGCCCCCGGCACTATGGCGAATTCATCGAGTTCCTGGGCAAAGCCCGGGAGACCTTCCTGCTGGCTCCCGATGGCCACCTGCAGTTTGCTCAATTCCTTGATAACCTCAAACAGACctacaaagggaagaaaaagctaATGCTCCTGGTCCGGGAGCGCTTTGGCTGA
- the ZSWIM4 gene encoding zinc finger SWIM domain-containing protein 4 isoform X1: protein MDPPAAKRSRGCPGGSEEREAGAGRGGRSRVETLLDLSAKRVAETWAFEQVEERFSRVPEPVQKRIVFWSFPRSEREICMYSSLGYQPPEGEHDSRVPFNRGLHLLQTGAVDRVLQVGFHLSGNVTEPPGPSEPERLYHVSISFDRCKITSVSCGCDNRDLFYCAHVVALSLHRIRHARQVELRLPISETLSQMNRDQLQKFVQYLISAHHTEVLPTAQRLADEILFLGSEINRVHGAPDPTAGAGIEDANCWHLDEEQIQEQVKQLLSNGGYYGASKQLQSMFNKVREMLRMRDSNGARMLILMTQQFLEDPRLALWRQQGAGMTDKCRQLWDELGALWVCVVLSPHCRPEERAGWLQQLKQWDELSVCPLEEGNYSFEGVAGPSLQPSSPPRPATARHTVFGRALQAGELRWGDPHLQKILASDYYGPGLKPGGGGGGDKLSFDPQGRPLWLGEPFPTACARVDALRSHGYPREALRLACAVVHTLRLQRRHQLESYKQQKKELLQKGSTSITNVEGWVGHPLEPISCLCRAFLEACRVDDQGLGLYPADPASEKRKSTYQHVTVPGNLGESYLALALEVALLGLGQQRAMPEGLYAQDKVVRSEEQLLALLDEVQLDERLVQGLRKQAALLLEGGPFSGFGEVLFRESVPMHTFARFLFTALLPHDPDLAYRLALRAMRLPVLETVLPAGDLLHHNPLDSMMTNRFPRWFILGHLETRQCELASTMLTAAKGDPKWLHTVLGSIQQNIHSPALLFKLAQDACKTATPANAPPDTTLLNISLELGLQVMRMTLNTVTWRRREMVRWLVSCATEIGAQALMNIMQNWYSLFTPIEATTIVAVTGTTHATLLRLHLDFARREELCGCARTLALQCAMKDPQNCALPALTLCEKNHAAFEAAYQIVLDAAAGGMGHSHLFTVARYMEHRGLPLRAYKLATLALTHLSIAFNQDSHPAVNDVLWACSLSHSLGRNELSAIVPLIIQSVQCAPMLADILHRWTLSSPGLGPLGGRRGAGTAKPLATDRAPLCQLLDAAVAAYVTTTHSRLTHISPRHYGEFIEFLGKARETFLLAPDGHLQFAQFLDNLKQTYKGKKKLMLLVRERFG from the exons ATGGACCCTCCGGCTGCCAAGCGGAGCCGGGGCTGCCCGGGGGGGTCGGAGGAGCGAGAGGCCGGGGCCGGACGCGGCGGCCGGAGCCGGGTCGAGACGTTACTGGACCTCAGCGCCAAGCGAGTGGCCGAAACCTGGGCCTTCGAGCAG GTGGAAGAGCGGTTCTCCAGGGTGCCTGAGCCTGTGCAGAAGCGCATCGTTTTCTGGTCTTTCCCACGGAGCGAGAGGGAAATATGCATGTACTCTTCCCTCGGCTACCAGCCCCCTGAAGGCGAGCATGACTCTCGAGTGCCCTTCAATCGAGGACTGCACCTCCTGCAGACTGGAGCTGTGGACAGAGTGCTGCAAGTGG GCTTCCACCTGAGTGGAAATGTGACAGAGCCCCCGGGCCCCAGTGAGCCAGAGCGTCTCTACCACGTGTCCATTAGTTTCGACCGATGCAAGATCACCTCAGTGAGCTGTGGCTGCGACAACCGTGACCTCTTCTACTGTGCCCACGTGGTGGCGTTGTCCTTGCACCGCATCCGCCATGCCCGCCAGGTGGAGCTTCGGCTGCCCATCTCAGAGACCTTGTCCCAGATGAATAGGGACCAGCTGCAGAAGTTTGTCCAGTATTTGATCAGCGCCCACCACACCGAGGTGCTGCCCACTGCCCAGCGCTTAGCAGATGAGATCCTCTTTCTGGGCTCTGAGATCAACCGTGTCCATG GTGCCCCTGACCCCACGGCCGGCGCCGGCATTGAGGACGCCAACTGCTGGCACCTGGACGAAGAGCAGATCCAGGAGCAGGTCAAGCAGCTGCTCTCCAATGGTGGCTACTACGGCGCTAGCAAGCAGCTGCAGTCTATGTTCAATAAG GTCAGGGAGATGCTCCGGATGCGGGACTCCAATGGGGCCAGGATGCTCATCCTCATGACCCAGCAGTTCCTAGAGGACCCCCGACTGGCCCTTTGGCGGCAGCAGGGCGCAGGCATGACGGACAAGTGCCGGCAGCTGTGGGATGAGTTAG GAGCCCTCTGGGTGTGTGTGGTGCTGAGCCCCCACTGCCGCCCCGAGGAGCGGGCCGGCTGGCTTCAGCAGCTGAAACAGTGGGACGAGCTGAGCGTGTGCCCGCTGGAAGAAGGCAACTATTCCTTTGAGGGGGTTGCTGGGCCTTCCCTGCAGCCCAGCTCTCCCCCCAGGCCAG CAACTGCTCGCCACACAGTGTTCGGACGTGCCCTGCAAGCCGGGGAGCTGCGCTGGGGGGACCCTCATCTCCAGAAGATCCTGGCCAGCGATTACTACGGGCCGGGCCTCAAGCCTGGGGGCGGTGGAGGGGGTGACAAGCTGAGCTTTGACCCCCAGGGCCGCCCGCTCTGGCTGGGCGAGCCCTTCCCTACCGCCTGCGCCCGGGTGGATGCCCTGCGCTCCCACGGCTACCCCCGGGAGGCCCTGCGCCTGGCGTGTGCCGTGGTCCATACCTTGAGGCTGCAGCGCCGGCACCAGCTGGAGAGCTACAAGCAGCAGAAGAAAG AGCTGCTCCAGAAAGGCTCCACCAGCATCACCAATGTGGAGGGATGGGTGGGCCACCCACTTGAGCCCATCAGCTGCCTTTGCAGGGCCTTCCTGGAGGCCTGCCGTGTGGATGACCAGGGTCTCGGTCTCTATCCAG CAGACCCAGCCTCTGAGAAGCGGAAGTCCACCTATCAACATGTGACAGTCCCTGGCAACCTTGGTGAATCTTACTTAGCCCTGGCCCTGGAGGTGGCCCTGCTGGGCCTTGGGCAGCAGCGGGCCATGCCTGAGGGGCTCTACGCTCAGGACAAGGTCGTGCGCAGTGAGGAGCAACTCCTGGCCCTCCTGGATGAGGTGCAGCTGGACGAGAGGCTGGTGCAGGGGCTTCGCAAGCAGGCAGCCCTGCTGCTCGAGG GAGGACCCTTCAGTGGCTTCGGGGAGGTGTTGTTCCGAGAGAGTGTGCCCATGCACACCTTCGCCCGCTTCCTCTTCACGGCCCTGCTGCCCCATGACCCTGACCTGGCCTACCGCCTCGCTCTGCGGGCTATGAG GCTCCCTGTGCTCGAGACGGTGCTGCCTGCCGGCGACCTTCTCCACCACAACCCACTGGACTCTATGATGACCAACCGCTTTCCCCGCTGGTTCATCCTGGGCCACCTGGAGACCCGCCAATGTGAGCTGGCCTCTACCATGCTGACAGCTGCAAAAG GAGACCCCAAGTGGCTGCACACAGTTCTGGGCTCCATCCAGCAAAACATCCACTCTCCGGCCCTGCTCTTCAAGCTGGCCCAAGATGCCTGCAAGACCGCCACACCAGCCAACGCACCCCCGGACACCACCTTGCTCAACATCTCCCTGGAACTGGGGCTGCAG GTGATGCGCATGACTCTGAACACTGTGACGTGGCGCCGCAGAGAGATGGTACGCTGGCTTGTCAGCTGCGCCACGGAGATCG GTGCCCAGGCCCTGATGAACATCATGCAGAACTGGTACTCCCTCTTCACCCCCATCGAGGCCACCACCATCGTGGCCGTGACGGGCACCACCCATGCCACCCTGCTGCGCCTCCACCTGGACTTTGCCCGCAGGGAGGAGCTCTGTGGCTGCGCCAGGACCCTGGCCCTTCAGTGTGCCATGAAGGACCCCCAGAACTGTGCACTGCCCGCCCTGACGCTGTGCGAGAAGAACCACGCCGCTTTCGAGGCCGCCTACCAGATTGTCCTGGATGCGGCAGCGGGCGGCATGGGCCACTCCCACCTCTTCACCGTGGCCCGCTACATGGAGCACCGAGGCCTCCCTCTGAGGGCCTATAAGCTGGCCACGCTGGCCCTGACCCACCTGAGCATCGCCTTCAACCAGGACAGCCACCCGGCGGTCAACGACGTGCTGTGGGCCTGCTCGCTGAGCCACTCCCTGGGCCGGAACGAGCTCTCGGCCATCGTCCCGCTGATCATCCAGAGCGTGCAATGTGCGCCCATGCTCGCCGACATCCTGCACCGCTGGACTCTGAGCTCTCCTGGCCTCGGGCCCCTGGGTGGCCGCCGCGGCGCGGGCACCGCCAAGCCCCTGGCCACGGATCGGGCCCCCCTCTGCCAGCTGCTCGACGCGGCCGTGGCAGCCTACGTCACCACCACCCACTCCCGACTGACGCACATCAGCCCCCGGCACTATGGCGAATTCATCGAGTTCCTGGGCAAAGCCCGGGAGACCTTCCTGCTGGCTCCCGATGGCCACCTGCAGTTTGCTCAATTCCTTGATAACCTCAAACAGACctacaaagggaagaaaaagctaATGCTCCTGGTCCGGGAGCGCTTTGGCTGA